The following are encoded together in the Gorilla gorilla gorilla isolate KB3781 chromosome 14, NHGRI_mGorGor1-v2.1_pri, whole genome shotgun sequence genome:
- the LOC134757064 gene encoding proline-rich protein 20E, with translation MEEPRPSKRLRSTAPNQASGGPPPEPGCCVADPEDSVEADGPAQPAQPAKPIAYVTPFRWQTPARTESPRPAERGRRRGGSRRPGRGRGRRAGPRGDAGQRQGAERLTGPDVHIQLDHHGEPGHQGEPEITETAAFSLSETGPLPGTVQGGPGPDVAQPELGFQEPPTAPGPQAVAWQPVLTLYPCIGFRALGDSAVLQVIQTPHGTYVQGVPVFLTDIAY, from the exons ATGGAGGAGCCAAGGCCTTCGAAGCGACTTCGCTCCACGGCCCCTAATCAAG ccTCAGGTGGGCCTCCTCCAGAGCCAGGCTGCTGTGTTGCGGACCCTGAAGACTCCGTGGAAGCAGATGGGCCCGCACAGCCAGCCCAACCCGCAAAACCCATCGCTTACGTGACACCCTTCAGATGGCAGACCCCGGCTCGCACAGAGTCACCCCGTCCTGCAGAGAGAGGCCGGCGCCGGGGAGGAAGCCGGCGGCCAGGGCGAGGCCGTGGCAGAAGGGCTGGGCCCCGCGGGGACGCTGGCCAGAGACAGGGGGCAGAACGCTTGACGGGACCGGACGTGCACATCCAACTGGACCACCATGGAGAGCCAGGCCACCAGGGGGAACCGGAAATCACGGAGACCGcagccttctctctttctgaaactggtcctctgcctggaactgtgcagggaggccctggcccCGACGTGGCGCAACCTGAGCTGGGGTTTCAGGAGCCGCCCACTGCTCCTGGGCCTCAGGCTGTTGCCTGGCAACCCGTGTTGACCCTCTATCCCTGCATCGGGTTTAGGGCTCTGGGTGACTCAGCTGTTTTACAAGTCATTCAAACCCCCCACGGCACCTATGTGCAAGGGGTCCCAGTGTTCCTCACCGACATTGCATATTGA
- the LOC129526460 gene encoding proline-rich protein 20E-like: MEEPRPSKRLRSTAPNQASGGPPPEPGCCVADPEDSVEADGPAQPAQPAKPIAYVTPFRWQTPARTESPRPAERGRRRGGSRRPGRGRGRRAGPRGDAGQRQGAERLTGPDVHIQLDHHGEPGHQGEPEITETAAFSLSETGPLPGTVQGGPGPDVAQPELGFQEPPTAPGPQAVAWQPVLTLYPCIGFRALGDSAVLQVIQTPHGTYVQGVPVFLTHIAY; this comes from the exons ATGGAGGAGCCAAGGCCTTCGAAGCGACTTCGCTCCACGGCCCCTAATCAAG ccTCAGGTGGGCCTCCTCCAGAGCCAGGCTGCTGTGTTGCGGACCCTGAAGACTCCGTGGAAGCAGATGGGCCCGCACAGCCAGCCCAACCCGCAAAACCCATCGCTTACGTGACACCCTTCAGATGGCAGACCCCGGCTCGCACAGAGTCACCCCGTCCTGCAGAGAGAGGCCGGCGCCGGGGAGGAAGCCGGCGGCCAGGGCGAGGCCGTGGCAGAAGGGCTGGGCCCCGCGGGGACGCTGGCCAGAGACAGGGGGCAGAACGCTTGACGGGACCGGACGTGCACATCCAACTGGACCACCATGGAGAGCCAGGCCACCAGGGGGAACCGGAAATCACGGAGACCGcagccttctctctttctgaaactggtcctctgcctggaactgtgcagggaggccctggcccCGACGTGGCGCAACCTGAGCTGGGGTTTCAGGAGCCGCCCACTGCTCCTGGGCCTCAGGCTGTTGCCTGGCAACCCGTGTTGACCCTCTATCCCTGCATCGGGTTTAGGGCTCTGGGTGACTCAGCTGTTTTACAAGTCATTCAAACCCCCCACGGCACCTATGTGCAAGGGGTCCCAGTGTTCCTCACCCACATTGCATATTGA